The DNA region TAACGCCCCACAATAAACTTACTGCATTTAGTAATGCCCGGTTACTTGTAAAGATAAATGTTAAAGCCTCAGGTCTGTGGCTCGAGATTTCGAAAGCGGTATAACCACTTAAAGTCATAGAAACAATTCCTACTGCGTTGGTTTGTTTAGCTAAGAAACAGGCCGAATCGCAAATCGCATCACTTAAAAAAGATGGCGATTTTGGTTTCAAGAACTTATCTGGATTAAAAGGGTAGTTGTTTTGCTCGATGTTTTGAATAATTTTCTGCATCGTTTCGATAACGATTAGCGGGAATTCTCCAACAGAAGTTTCGCCACTTAACATTACCGCATCTGCACCATCTAAAACAGAGTTGGCCACATCGTTAACCTCAGCACGCGTAGGACGTGGGGTAGTAATCATACTCTCCAACATCTGTGTGGCAACAATTACAGGTTTAGAAGCGGCTCTACATTTGGCAACAATCATTTTCTGTAATAATGGCACTTCTTCCATTGGGCATTCAACACCTAAATCTCCACGTGCAACCATAATACCATCGGTAGCAGCAATAATTTCATCGATATTGGCAATGGCCTCCGGCTTTTCTATTTTGGCAATTACACGAGCCGTTTTGCCACGCTCGGCAATTATTTTCTTAAGTTCAATAATATCTTCGGCCTTACGAACGAAGGATAAACCAATCCATTCTACATCATTTTGAAGAACAAACTCAAGGTTTTCCCTGTCCTCTGGCGTCAATGACGGAATTGAAACTTTCGTGTTGGGCAGGTTTACGCCTTTACGCGAGGTTAAGATCCCACCGTGTACGATTTCGCAAACTACCTCATCCTTTAAGTTGGTAGATAAAACCTTCATTTGCAACTTTCCATCATCCAAAAGGATAATTTCTCCGGCTTGCACATCCTGAGGAAAGTTTTGGTAAGTGATATAAATGCGCTCCTCATTGCCCACACACTCATTGGTGGTAATTACAGTTGTTTTACCGTTAATTAAGTTAATGCCGCCCTCTTTAACCAGGCCGATACGGATTTTTGGTCCCTGTAAATCGGCAAGGATTCCAACGTTGTAATCGTATTTCTTGTTTAGATCTTTAATAGTATCTAAAACTGCTTGATGATCAGCTTGTGAGCCATGAGAAAAGTTTAAACGACAAACATCTAAACCAGCATTAAACATACTATATAATACTTCTGGCTTTGCTGATGCAGGTCCGAGTGTGGCAACAATTTTAGTTCTTGAATGAAAAGGTTTCATTTAATTAATTGATTTTAGCAATGCAGTAGGGAGCGCTAATTATTCTCTAAAATAATCAAACTGCATTAAAATTTATATATTTTGTTTTTTCGTTCGTTGTTTTATAACCGTCAAATATAGTGTATTTACTACACGAAGTATATATTTTTTATATTACCAAATTCTCCTTGCTCTTTAACTTTACCGGATCTATTTTTGCAGCTACCTGAATATCAGGAAGTTTGTTCAATCCGTTTATCAGATAATTTAAATCTTCCTGATCGATAAATTCTCTTATTATGATGAAGAAATCGACGTTGCCCATTTCAGGAACCAGTAAACCATCGCTGCTTCTATTGCTGATTAAATAATATTCTACCTCGCCCTGTTCTACAAAAAAATAGTATTTTGAGAACGACCAGGCCGGTTCATCTACATTAAAAAATATTTCGTGATCTTCAATTTTCTCAAACTGCGTGTTTAATCGGGTATTAATTTTGTGGCACAAAACATAGTCTTTCAATGGCGCTGTAATCGCAATCAACGTAAAATCAAGATCTAAGGTTAACTTTAGGTAAGTTCTATTCAAGGGAAATAATTTATTTAACAGAACGAAATTAAAAAACTAATTCTATATTCGCTTGTTATTTCGAAGCCAAATTGTGCTATCGAAATAAAAACATTTGAAAATTGTAAGAATTTATTTTTCTTTGCACAGAATTATTTAACCATTAAATTATAAAATTATGTCTGATATTGCTTCAAGAGTTAAGGCTATTATCGTAGAAAAACTAGGTGTTGACGAAAGCGAAGTTACGCCAGAGGCTTCATTCACCAACGATTTAGGTGCAGATTCTTTAGATACCGTAGAATTGATTATGGAATTTGAAAAAGAATTCAATGTAGCTATTCCTGACGATCAGGCTGAAACCATCGGTACAGTTGGTCAAGCGATTGCTTATTTGGAAAAAAACGTTAAATAGAATTACGCTTTTTCAGTATAAATGGAATTAAAAAGAGTAGTAGTAACAGGGTTGGGTGCGCTCACTCCTATAGGCAATAATGTTCCTGATTTTTGGGAAGGATTGACTAACGGGGTGAGTGGCGCTGCTCCTATTAAGGGTTTTAATACTGAAAAGTTTAAAACCAAATTCGCTTGTGAGGTAAAAAACTTTAATCCGGAAGATTTTTTGGAGAAAAAGGAAGCCCGCAAATTAGATCCGTTTGTACAGTATGCTCTTGTAGCTACTGATGAAGCCGTTAAGGATGGAGGATTCGATTTCGAGAAATTGGATACCAACCGCATCGGTGTAATCTGGGGTGCAGGCATAGGTGGGTTGAAAACCTTCCTTGATGAAATTTCGAACTTTGCCAAGGGAGACGGTACACCAAGGTACAATCCATTTTTTATTCCAAAAATGATTATTGATATCGCTCCAGGGCATATCTCTATTAAGTATGGCCTGCGTGGGCCAAATTTTGCAACTGTTTCAGCTTGTGCTTCATCTACCAATGCCATGATAGATGCATTTAACTATATCCGTTTGGGTATGGCCGATGTAATTATCAGCGGAGGTTCTGAAGCCATCATTAATGAGGCAGGTATGGGTGGTTTTAACGCCATGCACGCATTATCAACACGTAACGACGACCCTCAAACAGCATCTCGCCCGTTTGATAAGGACCGCGATGGATTTGTAGCCGGTGAAGGCGCCGGAACTATTATTTTAGAAGAACTTGAACACGCAAAAGCAAGGGGTGCAAAAATTTATGCCGAACTTGTTGGTGGCGGAATGAGTGCTGATGCCAATCACATCACCGCTCCACATCCCGAAGGTTTAGGTGCTAAAATGGTAATGACAAACGCGCTGAAAGACGCAGGTTTAACCACTGCCGATATTGATTATATTAATG from Pedobacter endophyticus includes:
- the pyk gene encoding pyruvate kinase; amino-acid sequence: MKPFHSRTKIVATLGPASAKPEVLYSMFNAGLDVCRLNFSHGSQADHQAVLDTIKDLNKKYDYNVGILADLQGPKIRIGLVKEGGINLINGKTTVITTNECVGNEERIYITYQNFPQDVQAGEIILLDDGKLQMKVLSTNLKDEVVCEIVHGGILTSRKGVNLPNTKVSIPSLTPEDRENLEFVLQNDVEWIGLSFVRKAEDIIELKKIIAERGKTARVIAKIEKPEAIANIDEIIAATDGIMVARGDLGVECPMEEVPLLQKMIVAKCRAASKPVIVATQMLESMITTPRPTRAEVNDVANSVLDGADAVMLSGETSVGEFPLIVIETMQKIIQNIEQNNYPFNPDKFLKPKSPSFLSDAICDSACFLAKQTNAVGIVSMTLSGYTAFEISSHRPEALTFIFTSNRALLNAVSLLWGVRGFYYDRWESTDNTMIEVNEILKSKKLVKQGDIVINTAAIPMEAKGKTNMLKITVID
- the fabF gene encoding beta-ketoacyl-ACP synthase II; this translates as MELKRVVVTGLGALTPIGNNVPDFWEGLTNGVSGAAPIKGFNTEKFKTKFACEVKNFNPEDFLEKKEARKLDPFVQYALVATDEAVKDGGFDFEKLDTNRIGVIWGAGIGGLKTFLDEISNFAKGDGTPRYNPFFIPKMIIDIAPGHISIKYGLRGPNFATVSACASSTNAMIDAFNYIRLGMADVIISGGSEAIINEAGMGGFNAMHALSTRNDDPQTASRPFDKDRDGFVAGEGAGTIILEELEHAKARGAKIYAELVGGGMSADANHITAPHPEGLGAKMVMTNALKDAGLTTADIDYINVHGTSTPLGDISETKAIADLFGEDAYRLNISSTKSMTGHLLGAAGAIEAIAAILSVQNDIVPPTINHFTDDPAFDPKLNFTFNKAQKREVRAALSNTFGFGGHNASVIFKKYED
- a CDS encoding acyl carrier protein encodes the protein MSDIASRVKAIIVEKLGVDESEVTPEASFTNDLGADSLDTVELIMEFEKEFNVAIPDDQAETIGTVGQAIAYLEKNVK
- a CDS encoding IPExxxVDY family protein, which gives rise to MNRTYLKLTLDLDFTLIAITAPLKDYVLCHKINTRLNTQFEKIEDHEIFFNVDEPAWSFSKYYFFVEQGEVEYYLISNRSSDGLLVPEMGNVDFFIIIREFIDQEDLNYLINGLNKLPDIQVAAKIDPVKLKSKENLVI